One part of the Mycolicibacterium aromaticivorans JS19b1 = JCM 16368 genome encodes these proteins:
- a CDS encoding MFS transporter has protein sequence MTETTASAAGSWRELLGRDYLGAVIVLAGGVAIYAINEFITISLLPSAVADIGGERLYAWVTTVYLVASVTAATTVGPVLTRFGPRAAYLGALLSFAAGSALCTLAPSMPLLLGGRVVQGLAGGVLAGLGYAVISAALPDRLWTRASAVVSAMWGVGTLVGPAAGGLFAQFGVWRGGFGLLAVLAVAMSVLVPLALPARADTDQQVPRTRIPVWSLLLLGVAALTVSAAVIPHRAGAIAGLLIAGAVLVGVFIVVDRRASAAVLPRRAFEPGPLKWIYLTLGLLMASTMVDMYVPLFGQRLGGLAPVVAGFLGAALSVGWTVGEIASASITNVRTTVRVVAIAPLVMATGLALAAATQTDGAPTTVVVLWAVALVITGSGIGMAWPHLSAWAMGSVIDDAPQQAVAAAAISTVQLMCGAFGAGLAGVVVNVRVAPDASASRLMFGAFAVLAAAGCVASYRSGCERAD, from the coding sequence ATGACCGAGACGACCGCATCGGCCGCAGGCAGCTGGCGCGAGCTGCTGGGTCGCGACTATCTCGGCGCCGTCATCGTGCTGGCCGGTGGCGTGGCGATCTACGCCATCAACGAATTCATCACCATCAGCCTGCTCCCGAGCGCCGTCGCCGACATCGGGGGTGAGCGGCTCTACGCCTGGGTGACCACGGTGTACCTGGTCGCGTCGGTCACCGCGGCGACGACGGTAGGCCCGGTTCTGACCCGATTCGGCCCGCGCGCCGCGTATCTGGGCGCGTTGCTGTCGTTCGCGGCGGGCAGCGCGCTGTGCACGCTGGCGCCGTCGATGCCGCTGCTCCTCGGCGGGCGGGTCGTGCAGGGCTTGGCCGGTGGTGTGCTGGCCGGTCTCGGCTATGCGGTGATCAGTGCGGCGCTGCCAGACCGATTGTGGACCCGCGCGTCGGCTGTGGTCTCGGCGATGTGGGGAGTGGGCACCCTGGTGGGGCCGGCCGCCGGCGGCTTGTTCGCCCAATTCGGTGTGTGGCGAGGCGGATTCGGCTTGCTCGCGGTTCTCGCAGTGGCGATGAGCGTGTTGGTCCCGCTGGCGTTGCCGGCCCGGGCCGACACCGACCAGCAGGTGCCTCGGACACGAATCCCGGTGTGGTCGTTGCTTCTTCTCGGTGTGGCAGCTCTGACGGTCAGCGCGGCGGTGATTCCGCACAGGGCAGGCGCCATCGCGGGACTGCTGATCGCAGGCGCGGTGCTGGTGGGGGTGTTCATTGTCGTCGACCGGCGGGCTTCGGCGGCGGTATTGCCGCGCAGAGCATTTGAGCCGGGGCCGTTGAAGTGGATCTACCTGACCCTGGGTCTGTTGATGGCGTCGACGATGGTGGACATGTATGTGCCGTTGTTCGGTCAGCGGCTGGGCGGTCTGGCGCCGGTCGTGGCGGGTTTCCTGGGTGCGGCTCTGTCGGTGGGCTGGACGGTGGGGGAGATCGCCAGCGCGTCGATCACCAATGTCCGGACCACGGTGCGCGTGGTGGCGATCGCCCCACTGGTGATGGCCACGGGTCTGGCGCTGGCGGCAGCGACCCAAACTGACGGTGCGCCAACAACAGTCGTAGTCCTGTGGGCTGTGGCGCTGGTGATCACGGGCTCCGGTATCGGCATGGCGTGGCCGCACCTGTCGGCGTGGGCGATGGGTTCGGTGATCGACGACGCTCCTCAGCAGGCGGTGGCCGCGGCCGCGATCAGCACTGTGCAGCTGATGTGCGGAGCGTTCGGCGCCGGGTTGGCAGGTGTCGTGGTGAATGTGCGTGTTGCGCCCGATGCGAGCGCGAGCCGGCTGATGTTCGGTGCGTTCGCCGTTCTGGCGGCGGCGGGGTGCGTGGCCTCCTACCGTTCCGGGTGTGAACGGGCGGACTGA
- a CDS encoding MgtC/SapB family protein yields the protein MQIWLADPPLLGGPGQGTRQIVELLIAFGLTALIGLEREIHGKSAGLRTQAIVGTASALILIVSKYGFSDVLSTGLVEVDPSRVAAQIVSGIGFLGAGLIITRQGAVHGLTTAAAIWECAAIGMAAAAGLVKLAIIVTILHFVIVLGFNPLSRRLTARLAGSVRLRVTYDVDRGVLTRILATCEKHQWSLTELSTDSDGGVMLTLSGTQILRAPTTVAAIAGVTGVHRIDEKDE from the coding sequence ATGCAGATCTGGTTGGCCGACCCGCCGTTGCTCGGTGGTCCCGGACAGGGCACCCGGCAGATCGTCGAACTTCTGATCGCGTTCGGGCTGACCGCGTTGATCGGCCTGGAGCGCGAAATTCATGGCAAGAGCGCCGGCCTGCGTACCCAGGCGATAGTCGGCACAGCGTCCGCACTGATCCTGATCGTCAGCAAGTACGGCTTCTCCGACGTGCTGAGCACAGGCCTGGTGGAGGTCGACCCGTCGCGGGTGGCCGCCCAGATCGTCTCCGGCATCGGCTTCCTCGGCGCGGGGCTGATCATCACCCGGCAGGGCGCCGTGCACGGGTTGACCACAGCGGCCGCGATCTGGGAGTGCGCGGCCATCGGCATGGCCGCCGCCGCGGGGCTGGTCAAGCTCGCGATCATCGTGACGATCCTGCACTTCGTGATCGTCTTGGGCTTCAACCCGCTCAGCAGGCGTCTGACCGCGCGACTGGCCGGCTCGGTGCGGCTGCGGGTCACCTACGACGTCGACCGCGGCGTGCTGACCCGCATCCTCGCCACCTGCGAGAAACACCAGTGGAGCCTCACCGAGCTGAGTACCGACAGCGACGGCGGTGTCATGTTGACGTTGTCGGGCACCCAAATCCTGCGCGCCCCTACCACAGTCGCGGCAATAGCCGGGGTCACCGGCGTGCACCGGATTGACGAGAAGGACGAGTAG